Proteins co-encoded in one Rhopalosiphum maidis isolate BTI-1 chromosome 2, ASM367621v3, whole genome shotgun sequence genomic window:
- the LOC113552066 gene encoding zinc finger protein 774 codes for MSNMANAENYQLKWHSHGAHLHSTIATLHGTTAFTDVTLSTTDGRNVSAHRFVLSACSAYLSQVFQSCLSNNLVIVLPADISYRTLCILLQYMYSGEATVTNSQLDRVLKAGEVLRVRGLCRSNENTVGVVPRQQTPDNNKDDKSKQKSKGDMPLSVLSDGNENKENEKDKDNDDGEVKKENSENEDPMHNALQLEITVKEEPLEWNDSDRTEMTIQPELYSNYDDDDEEADSDYYAPLTCDMCQETFRTPALWVRHIQTHELGSITDLPKRKRRKTTDEDDGGELPPLRCELCQQEYQTPGDWVRHIQSAHTEEQLAITNSLASGGSGILPSAKRPRPRIMNGRKVCPTCTKTFPSHASMLIHSRTHTGERPYQCGVCNKGFNVKSNLLRHMRTLHDTVISPNAMVEYCNAQDEVPPTT; via the exons ATGTCCAATATGGCAAATGCTGAAAACTACCAATTGAAATGGCATAGTCACGGTGCTCATTTACATTCGACTATAGCTACGTTACACGGCACCACGGCGTTTACCGACGTGACGCTGAGTACGACCGATGGCCGCAACGTGTCGGCGCACCGTTTCGTGTTGTCGGCTTGCAGCGCGTACCTGAGCCAAGTGTTCCAGAGCTGCTTGTCTAATAATTTGGTTATAGTACTGCCGGCCGATATCAGTTATCGTACGCTGTGCATATTGCTCCAATACATGTACAGCGGCGAAGCAACAGTCACCAACAGTCAGCTGGACCGGGTGCTAAAAGCTGGTGAAGTGTTGAGGGTGAGAGGGCTGTGCCGAAGCAACGAGAACACGGTGGGTGTGGTGCCCAGACAGCAGACACCCGACAATAACAAGGACGACAAGTCGAAGCAGAAGTCCAAAGGCGATATGCCGCTATCGGTTTTGTCTGATGGCAATGAAAACAAGGAAAACGAAAAAGACAAGGACAACGACGATGGCGAGGTGAAGAAAGAAAATTCGGAAAACGAAGACCCCATGCACAACGCACTACAGCTAGAGATCACCGTCAAGGAAGAACCGTTGGAATGGAACGACAGTGATCGAACTGAAATGACCATTCAACCG GAACTGTATTCCAATTACGACGATGATGACGAGGAAGCTGATTCTGATTATTATGCTCCATTGACGTGTGACATGTGTCAAGAAACATTTCGAACACCAGCCCTTTGGGTTAGGCACATACAAACTCATGAATTAGGCTCAATTACTGATTTACCAAAAAGAAAAAGGAGAAAAACCACa gaTGAAGACGACGGAGGTGAATTACCCCCCTTACGTTGTGAACTATGCCAACAAGAGTACCAGACACCCGGAGATTGGGTGCGACATATTCAAAGTGCACATACGGAAGAACAGCTGGCCATTACAAATAGTTTAGCAAGTGGTGGATCAGGAATATTACCTTCAGCCAAACGACCGCGGCCAAGAATAATGAATGGCCGCAAAGTGTGTCCAACTTGTACTAAGACGTTTCCATCACATGCGAGCATGTTGATACATAGTCGGACACACACAGGTGAAAGGCCATACCAGTGTGGTGTCTGCAATAAaggttttaatgtaaaaagtaaTCTACTAAGACACATGAGAACATTGCACGACACAGTTATAAGTCCTAATGCCATGGTCGAATATTGTAATGCCCAAGATGAAGTACCCCcaacaacataa
- the LOC113551354 gene encoding phosphatidate cytidylyltransferase, photoreceptor-specific isoform X1 codes for MEMAECELRQRKKEDDGEINIQEDKKEIKSAEQDQIHSENKPEPIDDCIQSCVVTNTMPHLVRRYRPVHKIYNAYQNLRKLKGPKHWYAGSNYFSNQASFNFRTNSYRRSKKEDFDSEDDKNIDLSAKIPSGTNKMPQILETLLSGISERWRNWIIRGIFGWLMIGLFCLLCYGGPLALMIAVLVVQVKCFEEIINIGYSVYRIHGLPWFRSLSWYFLMASNYFFYGESLVDIFAVVVNRTEYLKMLITYHRFVSFSLYIAGLVWFVLSLVRKYYMKQFSLFAWTHVCLLIVVSQSYFIIRNIFEGLIWFIVPVSMIILNDIWAYVFGFFFGRTPLIQVSPKKTWEGFIGGGVATVICGIIISYFLCQYPYFVCPVEYSEKFGKMIIDCEPSPLYTLHEYVLPEFIARAISVFGGSNKITIYPFVIHAFWMSLFSSIIGPFGGFFASGFKRAFKIKDFGDVIPGHGGIMDRFDCQYLMATFVNVYIYSFVSTPTLQKTVQQVINLRPEEQLQLFYVLKGSLENRGILNVQ; via the exons ATGGAAATGGCTGAATGTGAATTACGACAGAGGAAAAAAGAAGATGATGGAGAAATCAATATCCAAGAGgataaaaaagaaatcaaaTCTGCTGAACAGGATCAAATTCATTCTGAAAACAAACCAGAACCA ATTGATGATTGTATTCAATCATGTGTTGTGACAAATACTATGCCACATTTGGTTAGGCGTTACAGGCCAGTTCATAAGATATATAATGCTTATCAAAATTTACGGAAATTAAAAGGTCCCAAACATTGGTATGCGGGCTCAAATTATTTCAGTAATCAAGCCTCATTCAATTTCCGAACAAATAGTTATCGTAGGTCCAAA aaagaaGATTTTGATTCTgaagatgataaaaatatagatctcTCAGCAAAAATACCATCTGGTACCAATAAAATGCCACAAATATTAGAAACATTATTAAGTGGAATATCAGAAAG GTGGAGAAATTGGATAATTAGAGGTATATTTGGCTGGCTTATGATTGGTCTTTTTTGTCTCTTATGTTATGGAGGACCTCTTGCCTTAATGATAgct gtTTTAGTTGTTCAGGTTAAATGTTTTGAAGAGATAATTAACATTGGTTACTCAGTTTATCGAATCCATGGACTTCCTTGGTTTCGTTCTCTATCATGGTATTTTTTGATGGCatctaactattttttttatggtgaaAGTCTTGTAGACATATTTGCAGTAGTAGTTAACAGAAca gaatatttgaaaatgctaATAACTTATCACCGTTTCGTTTCATTCAGTCTATACATTGCTGGTCTAGTATGGTTTGTGTTGTCATTGGTGCGCAAATATTACATGAAACAGTTCTCATTATTTGCTTGGACTCACGTGTGTCTCTTGATTGTTGTATctcaaagttattttattattcgaaatatatttgaaggactaatttg gttCATCGTACCAGTGTCAATGATCATACTTAATGATATTTGGGCTTACGTCTTTGGGTTTTTTTTCGGACGAACACCACTTATACAAGTATCACCAAAAAAGACATGGGAGGGGTTTATTGGTGGTGGTGTTGCTACTGTGATTTGTGGTATAAta atatcatATTTTCTATGTCAATATCCATATTTTGTATGTCCAGTTGAATACAGTGAAAAGTTTGgtaaaatgattattgattgtgAACCATCACCTTTGTATACTCTTCATGAATATGTTCTGCCTGAATTTATTGCACGTGCTATAAGTGtg TTTGGAGGTTCCAACAAAATCACTATTTATCCTTTTGTTATTCATGCTTTTTGGATGTCATTGTTCAGCTCTATTATTGGACCATTTGGTGGATTCTTCGCTAGTGGATTTAAAcgagcatttaaaattaaa gaTTTTGGAGATGTGATTCCAGGACATGGTGGTATTATGGATCGTTTTGACTGTCAATATCTTATGGCCACATTTgttaatgtttacatttacAGTTTTGTAAGCACTCCTACCTTACAAAAGACTGTTCAAcag GTAATTAATTTACGACCCGAAGAAcagttacaattattttacgttCTCAAAGGATCATTGGAAAACCGGGGAATTCTCAAtgtgcaataa
- the LOC113551354 gene encoding phosphatidate cytidylyltransferase, photoreceptor-specific isoform X2: MEMAECELRQRKKEDDGEINIQEDKKEIKSAEQDQIHSENKPEPKEDFDSEDDKNIDLSAKIPSGTNKMPQILETLLSGISERWRNWIIRGIFGWLMIGLFCLLCYGGPLALMIAVLVVQVKCFEEIINIGYSVYRIHGLPWFRSLSWYFLMASNYFFYGESLVDIFAVVVNRTEYLKMLITYHRFVSFSLYIAGLVWFVLSLVRKYYMKQFSLFAWTHVCLLIVVSQSYFIIRNIFEGLIWFIVPVSMIILNDIWAYVFGFFFGRTPLIQVSPKKTWEGFIGGGVATVICGIIISYFLCQYPYFVCPVEYSEKFGKMIIDCEPSPLYTLHEYVLPEFIARAISVFGGSNKITIYPFVIHAFWMSLFSSIIGPFGGFFASGFKRAFKIKDFGDVIPGHGGIMDRFDCQYLMATFVNVYIYSFVSTPTLQKTVQQVINLRPEEQLQLFYVLKGSLENRGILNVQ, from the exons ATGGAAATGGCTGAATGTGAATTACGACAGAGGAAAAAAGAAGATGATGGAGAAATCAATATCCAAGAGgataaaaaagaaatcaaaTCTGCTGAACAGGATCAAATTCATTCTGAAAACAAACCAGAACCA aaagaaGATTTTGATTCTgaagatgataaaaatatagatctcTCAGCAAAAATACCATCTGGTACCAATAAAATGCCACAAATATTAGAAACATTATTAAGTGGAATATCAGAAAG GTGGAGAAATTGGATAATTAGAGGTATATTTGGCTGGCTTATGATTGGTCTTTTTTGTCTCTTATGTTATGGAGGACCTCTTGCCTTAATGATAgct gtTTTAGTTGTTCAGGTTAAATGTTTTGAAGAGATAATTAACATTGGTTACTCAGTTTATCGAATCCATGGACTTCCTTGGTTTCGTTCTCTATCATGGTATTTTTTGATGGCatctaactattttttttatggtgaaAGTCTTGTAGACATATTTGCAGTAGTAGTTAACAGAAca gaatatttgaaaatgctaATAACTTATCACCGTTTCGTTTCATTCAGTCTATACATTGCTGGTCTAGTATGGTTTGTGTTGTCATTGGTGCGCAAATATTACATGAAACAGTTCTCATTATTTGCTTGGACTCACGTGTGTCTCTTGATTGTTGTATctcaaagttattttattattcgaaatatatttgaaggactaatttg gttCATCGTACCAGTGTCAATGATCATACTTAATGATATTTGGGCTTACGTCTTTGGGTTTTTTTTCGGACGAACACCACTTATACAAGTATCACCAAAAAAGACATGGGAGGGGTTTATTGGTGGTGGTGTTGCTACTGTGATTTGTGGTATAAta atatcatATTTTCTATGTCAATATCCATATTTTGTATGTCCAGTTGAATACAGTGAAAAGTTTGgtaaaatgattattgattgtgAACCATCACCTTTGTATACTCTTCATGAATATGTTCTGCCTGAATTTATTGCACGTGCTATAAGTGtg TTTGGAGGTTCCAACAAAATCACTATTTATCCTTTTGTTATTCATGCTTTTTGGATGTCATTGTTCAGCTCTATTATTGGACCATTTGGTGGATTCTTCGCTAGTGGATTTAAAcgagcatttaaaattaaa gaTTTTGGAGATGTGATTCCAGGACATGGTGGTATTATGGATCGTTTTGACTGTCAATATCTTATGGCCACATTTgttaatgtttacatttacAGTTTTGTAAGCACTCCTACCTTACAAAAGACTGTTCAAcag GTAATTAATTTACGACCCGAAGAAcagttacaattattttacgttCTCAAAGGATCATTGGAAAACCGGGGAATTCTCAAtgtgcaataa
- the LOC113552068 gene encoding proliferating cell nuclear antigen: MFEARLLKSGQLKKILEAIKELLKEATFDCSDSGIQLQAMDDAHVSLVSMYLKSTGFDKFRCDRNLSMGINLESMVKIMKCCSNDDIMTIKAQDNADTLTIMFETSNQEKMSDYEMKLMNLDQEHLGIPETNYSCVIKMPSTEFARICRDLSQFGESVIIACTKDGVKFSTSGDIGSANVKLSQSASIDKEEEGVSIEMQQSVCLTFACRYLNLFCKAAPLSPQVILSMSGDVPLVVEYQIEDLGFIRYYLAPKIEEDD, from the exons ATGTTTGAAGCAAGACTTTTGAAAAGCGGCCAGCTTAAAAAGATTTTGGAAGCCATTAAGGAACTTTTAAAAGAAGCAACATTCGATTGTTCCGATTCTGGGATTCAACTTCAGGCCATGGATGACGCTCATGTTAGCTTAGTATCCATGTATTTGAAAAGTACTGGTTTTGATAAATTTCGCTGCGATCGGAACTTGTCAATGGGTATTAATCTAGAAAG catggtgaaaattatgaaatgttGCTCTAATGATGACATTATGACTATTAAAGCACAAGATAATGCAGATACTCTCACTATTATGTTCGAGACATCAAACCAGGAGAAAATGTCGGACTATGAAATGAAACTCATGAATTTAGATCAAGAACATCTTGGTATACCT gaaaCAAATTATTCTTGCGTGATTAAGATGCCTTCGACCGAATTTGCAAGAATTTGTAGAGATTTGAGTCAGTTTGGAGAATCTGTTATTATTGCTTGTACCAAAGATGGTGTAAAATTTTCTACATCGGGTGACATAGGATCAG ctaaTGTCAAACTTTCTCAAAGTGCTTCAATTGATAAAGAAGAAGAAGGAGTTTCCATTGAAATGCAACAATCTGTATGTTTAACATTTGCTTGTCGTTATCtgaatttgttttgtaaaGCAGCTCCTTTATCTCCAcaa gtTATTTTATCGATGTCTGGTGATGTTCCATTAGTAGTAGAATACCAAATTGAAGATTTGGGTTTTATTCGGTATTATTTAGCTCCTAAAATTGAAGAAgatgattaa
- the LOC113553932 gene encoding cilia- and flagella-associated protein 52-like, which produces MDSEIVVQDLELQSLIGFDGNPVNGLILHPDGVHLVYPLGTNIAAYHWRTKAQRFFEGHTNVISAVTVSTSGRYVGSGQVNYMGFRSPIIVWCFHTGQVVAKYESHKVRVESVAFSCCENFLISLGGVDDGSVIVYDIDKREVLCGSSSVKSTAGSATVLRPVHMRGECFVVAGDNILRLWTLNREQRNIQGLDGSFAKIKRKILCTVIDRLDEYAYCGTSTGDVMKIKLNFSADTAVVAPTNAPTLVGCFAKYPPAGKNRRGVSAAATVELYSKGITALYLVADGTMLVGSGDGVIELVKQKVRDGGNSSRGRSSYSKPGSTRLATPTRPLLVAIKSANVDSSVTSIQLMDDGVVLVGTVNCELFAIRARDFDVTCLFTCHTSVVYDLAFPHGYSKVFATASKHDVRVWSVDTLQELLRITVRNFTCSGVLFSYDGAQIVTSWNDGNIRIFAPETGRLLYAINNCHNKGVSAIAMSKDGRKLLSGGGEGQVRVWQVDNLNGALQAVLKEHKGPVSSIDVHQLGHEAITASADGTCVVWDIVRFTRLSIMFSSTIFTSAKYHPNGAQLLTCGTNRYIGFWEALDGSLIREIEGSSASALNSLDVTPNGKYIVTGSSDQMVKVWLYNEGVPTHVGVGHAGVVTNVKVSPDGKFVVSTSADGGIFLWRFPHAADTAPPGSRCSANSGGGGAGSLREQQTDRSRQLSLKKTLPARKENINVISKAQKVRTSTDYSRSTTAAASVVTGNANDNEKAVDEGSVKCLCRRGSTATCVCCDLGTGGRKIKPFVR; this is translated from the exons ATGGACAGTGAAATCGTTGTGCAGGACCTCGAACTACAGTCGCTGATCGGATTCGACGGCAATCCGGTGAACGGTCTTATACTGCACCCGGACGGCGTTCATCTGGTGTACCCGCTCGGCACTAACATCGCGGCGTACCATTGGCGCACAAAGGCTCAGCGGTTTTTCGAGGGGCACACGAACGTGATATCCGCTGTCACGGTGTCGACTTCCGGCCGGTACGTGGGTTCTGGTCAAGTGAACTACATGGGGTTTCGGTCGCCGATAATCGTGTGGTGTTTCCACACCGGTCAGGTGGTGGCGAAATACGAGTCGCACAAGGTGCGCGTCGAATCCGTCGCGTTCTCGTGCTGCGAAAACTTTCTGATATCGCTGGGCGGCGTCGACGACGGTTCGGTGATCGTTTACGACATCGACAAGCGGGAGGTGCTGTGCGGGTCGTCGTCCGTCAAGTCGACCGCGGGCTCGGCAACGGTGCTCCGGCCGGTGCACATGCGCGGCGAGTGTTTCGTCGTGGCTGGCGATAACATACTCAGGCTGTGGACGCTCAACAGGGAACAGCGGAACATCCAGGGGCTGGACGGTTCGTTCGCCAAGATCAAGCGCAAGATCTTGTGCACCGTCATCGACCGGCTGGACGAGTACGCGTACTGCGGCACCAGTACTGGCGACGTGATGAAAATCAAACTGAACTTCTCGGCCGACACAGCCGTGGTGGCGCCTACCAACGCTCCGACTCTGGTCGGGTGTTTCGCCAAGTACCCGCCGGCCGGCAAGAACAGGCGCGGCGTTTCTGCCGCCGCCACCGTGGAACTGTATAGCAAAGGAATCACGGCGCTGTACCTGGTCGCGGACGGCACCATGCTGGTGGGTTCCGGGGACGGCGTCATCGAGTTGGTCAAGCAGAAGGTCCGCGACGGCGGTAACTCTTCCCGCGGTCGCAGCTCGTACAGTAAGCCGGGCAGCACCCGGCTGGCAACGCCCACCCGCCCGCTACTGGTGGCCATCAAATCAGCCAACGTCGATTCGTCCGTGACCAGCATACAGCTGATGGACGACGGCGTCGTACTGGTGGGCACCGTCAACTGCGAGCTGTTCGCGATCCGGGCGCGCGACTTCGACGTCACCTGTCTGTTCACATGTCACACGTCTGTGGTGTACGATCTGGCGTTCCCTCACGGCTACAGCAAGGTGTTCGCCACCGCCAGCAAGCATGACGTGCGCGTCTGGTCGGTGGACACGCTCCAGGAGCTGCTCCGTATCACTGTGCGCAACTTCACGTGCTCCGGCGTGCTGTTCTCGTACGATGGCGCGCAGATCGTCACGTCGTGGAACGACGGCAACATCCGGATATTCGCACCGGAAACCGGACGGCTGCTGTACGCCATAAACAACTGTCACAATAAGGGCGTTTCGGCCATCGCTATGTCCAAGGACGGTCGGAAACTGCTGAGCGGTGGAGGTGAGGGCCAGGTCCGGGTATGGCAGGTGGACAATCTCAACGGGGCGCTGCAGGCCGTGCTCAAGGAGCACAAAGGTCCGGTGAGCTCGATCGACGTTCACCAGTTGGGCCACGAGGCGATCACGGCTAGTGCGGACGGCACGTGTGTGGTCTGGGACATTGTCCGGTTCACGCGGCTGTCCATCATGTTCTCGTCGACGATATTCACCAGTGCCAAGTACCATCCTAATGGCGCCCAACTGCTCACATGCGGCACCAATAGGTACATTGGATTTTGGGAGGCGCTCGACGGGTCGTTGATACGCGAGATCGAAGGATCGTCGGCATCCGCGCTCAACTCACTAGATGTTACGCCTAACG GCAAGTACATCGTCACCGGCAGTTCAGATCAGATGGTGAAGGTGTGGCTGTACAACGAGGGGGTGCCCACGCACGTTGGGGTGGGTCACGCGGGTGTGGTGACAAACGTGAAGGTGAGTCCGGACGGTAAGTTCGTAGTGAGCACAAGCGCGGACGGCGGCATATTCTTGTGGCGCTTTCCGCACGCCGCGGACACTGCACCGCCTGGTAGCCGGTGCAGCGCAAacagcggcggcggtggtgcaGGCAGTCTGCGGGAACAGCAGACCGACCGTTCGAGGCAGCTGTCGCTGAAGAAGACGTTGCCGGCCCGGAAGGAGAACATCAACGTCATATCGAAGGCGCAAAAGGTACGGACGTCCACGGATTATAGTAGATCGACTACGGCAGCCGCGTCGGTAGTAACGGGTAACGCGAACGACAACGAAAAGGCCGTCGACGAAGGATCGGTAAAATGTCTGTGCCGGCGCGGGTCGACGGCCACTTGTGTTTGTTGCGACCTCGGTACCGGTGGTCGGAAGATCAAACCGTTTGTTCGATGA